In a genomic window of Candidatus Brocadia sp.:
- a CDS encoding 4a-hydroxytetrahydrobiopterin dehydratase codes for MSELASKKCVPCKGGVPPLKGEALQALQKQVEGWDMVEEHHLFKTFKFPDFRKALDFVNRVGEIAEQEGHHPVITLTWGKVDIKIYTHKINGLTESDFILAAKIDTISK; via the coding sequence ATGTCTGAACTGGCTTCTAAAAAATGCGTACCGTGTAAAGGTGGGGTGCCACCCTTAAAAGGTGAGGCGCTTCAAGCCTTGCAGAAGCAAGTAGAAGGGTGGGATATGGTGGAAGAACACCACTTGTTCAAGACCTTTAAATTCCCCGACTTTCGAAAGGCTCTGGATTTTGTGAATCGGGTAGGAGAGATTGCCGAACAGGAGGGACACCATCCCGTAATCACCCTAACCTGGGGAAAAGTAGATATTAAGATTTATACCCATAAGATCAATGGGCTGACAGAAAGCGATTTTATCCTGGCGGCAAAGATTGACACAATTAGTAAGTAA
- the hutU gene encoding urocanate hydratase, which yields MFYEFKPQTPIKAPTGATLACNNWDSEAALRMLMNNLDPDVAIQPEELIVYGGAGRAARNWKEYQRIVNILKILKKDETLCVQSGKPVYVARTHEWAPRIVIANANLVPAWAKQEVFDKYDEMGLAMYGQMTAGSWIYIGTQGILQGTYETFAALAKKAFNAETLKGKFVLTAGMGGMSGAQPLAVTMNEGVVLCVEVRRERIEKKVKEGYCDKMTDNLDEALQWIFDAKARQLPLSVGLVGNAAEVHPELLKRNIVPDVVTDQTPAHDLMSYVPVGNVEYLDKLKERNKRAYKEKVLDAIIDHAKAILAMQRNGAVCFDYGNNLRSQAEMAGVAMRDSNGRYRYPGFVPAFIRPLFCQGKGPFRWVALSGDKADIEKIDDAVIENFSDDTSLVRWIKLAKEKAPQLGLPARICWLGYGDRAKMGLIINDMVRKGFVRAPIVIGRDHLDCGSVASPYRETEDMKDGSDAIADWPLINFALNAINGASWVSFHHGGGVGIGNSLHAGMVIVADGTKEKDARLEKVLTADPGIGIARHVDAGYEEAMQVAKEKDVQIPE from the coding sequence ATGTTTTACGAATTCAAACCACAGACGCCTATCAAGGCACCAACGGGCGCTACCCTTGCTTGTAATAACTGGGATAGCGAGGCGGCCCTGCGCATGTTGATGAACAATCTCGACCCTGATGTGGCCATTCAGCCGGAAGAACTCATCGTCTATGGAGGTGCAGGCCGTGCCGCAAGGAATTGGAAGGAATATCAAAGAATTGTAAATATCCTGAAAATATTAAAAAAGGATGAGACCCTCTGCGTGCAATCAGGCAAGCCGGTATATGTTGCCAGAACTCATGAATGGGCCCCGCGTATTGTTATTGCCAATGCAAACCTTGTCCCTGCATGGGCCAAACAGGAGGTATTCGATAAATACGATGAGATGGGCCTTGCGATGTATGGCCAGATGACGGCAGGGAGCTGGATTTATATAGGCACGCAAGGCATTTTGCAAGGCACTTACGAAACCTTTGCAGCCCTCGCCAAAAAGGCATTTAATGCAGAAACCCTTAAGGGCAAATTTGTGCTTACAGCAGGTATGGGAGGTATGAGCGGCGCTCAGCCGTTGGCCGTAACCATGAACGAGGGAGTGGTTCTGTGCGTAGAAGTACGGAGGGAACGAATAGAAAAAAAAGTAAAAGAAGGCTATTGTGATAAGATGACGGATAACCTCGATGAAGCTCTTCAATGGATCTTCGATGCAAAAGCCAGACAATTACCCCTATCGGTAGGTTTGGTGGGAAATGCTGCTGAAGTACATCCTGAACTGTTGAAACGGAATATCGTACCTGATGTTGTCACAGATCAAACACCCGCACATGATCTGATGTCGTACGTACCGGTTGGTAATGTGGAGTATCTCGACAAACTGAAGGAAAGGAATAAACGGGCCTATAAAGAAAAGGTGTTGGATGCCATTATCGATCATGCAAAAGCCATTTTAGCAATGCAAAGGAATGGGGCCGTGTGTTTCGATTACGGCAACAATCTGAGGTCACAGGCAGAGATGGCGGGTGTTGCCATGAGGGACTCGAATGGGCGATACCGCTATCCGGGTTTTGTACCTGCATTTATACGACCATTATTTTGCCAGGGAAAAGGGCCATTCCGGTGGGTGGCTTTATCAGGTGACAAGGCAGATATTGAAAAGATTGATGATGCAGTCATTGAAAACTTTTCTGATGATACATCGCTTGTAAGGTGGATAAAGCTTGCCAAAGAAAAGGCGCCACAATTGGGACTACCGGCAAGGATTTGCTGGTTGGGATACGGTGACCGCGCGAAGATGGGTTTGATCATCAATGATATGGTGAGAAAGGGCTTTGTCAGAGCCCCAATAGTTATCGGCAGAGACCATCTCGACTGCGGGTCTGTGGCATCTCCGTATCGGGAGACCGAGGACATGAAAGACGGCAGCGATGCCATCGCCGATTGGCCATTGATAAACTTCGCCCTGAATGCCATAAATGGTGCCAGTTGGGTAAGTTTCCATCATGGGGGAGGTGTGGGAATCGGCAACTCCCTCCATGCGGGCATGGTTATCGTTGCCGACGGCACAAAGGAAAAAGATGCGAGACTTGAAAAGGTATTAACGGCAGACCCGGGGATTGGAATAGCGAGGCACGTGGATGCAGGCTACGAAGAGGCTATGCAGGTAGCAAAGGAAAAGGACGTACAGATACCTGAATAA
- a CDS encoding cobalamin-binding protein codes for MFMEKPDILHDLSQAVIDMDTARASRAAAEAIRCKVDPYEAIMDGLAKGMEKVNELFENEEYFVPEILLCADAMYAGIEVLRPYLSKEDAWNKKKVVIGVVKGDTHDIGKNLVKIMLDNAGFEMHDLGRNVPYATFVDTAGELNADLVCLSTLMTTTMDGMQVVIEDLKKAGIASRIMIGGGPISPGFARNIGADGYAKNAAEAVRVARSLFQTIPVQRTFKTPELVSVRKKQGGAR; via the coding sequence GTGTTTATGGAAAAGCCGGATATTTTACATGATCTGTCTCAGGCTGTAATTGATATGGATACAGCCCGTGCCAGCAGAGCGGCTGCAGAGGCAATAAGATGCAAAGTCGATCCTTATGAAGCCATCATGGACGGGCTTGCAAAGGGAATGGAAAAAGTCAACGAATTATTCGAGAACGAGGAATACTTTGTTCCGGAAATACTTCTCTGTGCCGATGCCATGTATGCCGGCATCGAAGTGCTCAGACCGTATCTTTCAAAGGAGGATGCGTGGAATAAGAAAAAGGTGGTTATTGGCGTCGTTAAGGGTGATACCCATGATATCGGGAAAAATCTCGTAAAGATCATGTTGGATAACGCCGGGTTTGAAATGCACGACCTTGGCAGAAATGTCCCGTATGCAACGTTTGTTGACACTGCCGGAGAGTTAAACGCGGACCTCGTTTGCCTTTCAACCCTCATGACCACAACAATGGACGGTATGCAAGTGGTTATTGAAGACCTTAAGAAAGCGGGGATAGCTTCCAGGATTATGATTGGTGGTGGTCCCATATCCCCGGGATTTGCAAGGAACATCGGTGCCGATGGCTATGCAAAGAATGCTGCTGAGGCAGTCAGGGTTGCAAGGAGCTTGTTCCAAACTATCCCGGTACAGCGAACTTTTAAAACTCCGGAATTGGTGAGCGTGAGGAAAAAACAGGGAGGTGCGCGATGA
- a CDS encoding uroporphyrinogen decarboxylase: MNCADEMTPKERMQAILQGKDVDRLLVSPLILNFASRSLNLTVKSFCTNGKNMGDANIACFKKYRHDIVYIFSTTSTLAEAMGTKMYFPEDDAPQVETPFIQTREDLKKLRPVDPEKDGRLPVYLEAVKRCVDAIGNEVFIVPVIGAPFTTSAALRGTETFIKELYTDQELIHTVMKVATQSVKNLIDAYVKAGGVPVTVEPVATGSMISEKHFREFVFPYLKEVYAHIHSYGLPGVLHICGKTKRVIQCMAESGADILSIDNIDLFEAKALVGDKVCLMGNVSPAEGMLKGNPEVITNMVKDCVIKASDNPKGFVLATGCEVPIKTPHENLIAFLDAGRRFARLPINLN; encoded by the coding sequence ATGAATTGTGCTGATGAAATGACACCCAAAGAGAGGATGCAGGCAATCCTGCAGGGGAAGGATGTTGATAGACTCCTGGTAAGTCCCCTGATCCTGAATTTTGCATCAAGAAGTTTAAATCTCACGGTAAAAAGTTTTTGCACAAATGGCAAAAACATGGGAGATGCCAATATCGCCTGCTTTAAAAAATACCGTCACGATATCGTTTATATTTTTTCTACCACCTCTACCCTGGCAGAAGCTATGGGAACGAAAATGTATTTCCCCGAAGATGACGCACCCCAGGTGGAAACCCCATTTATACAAACGCGGGAAGACCTTAAAAAATTAAGGCCAGTTGATCCGGAGAAGGATGGGAGGCTTCCGGTCTATCTGGAGGCAGTGAAGCGATGTGTAGACGCAATTGGAAACGAGGTCTTTATCGTGCCTGTCATCGGGGCCCCGTTTACGACATCTGCTGCTTTACGTGGAACGGAGACCTTCATTAAAGAACTTTATACCGATCAGGAACTGATTCATACCGTGATGAAGGTTGCTACCCAGTCGGTCAAAAACCTAATCGATGCCTATGTAAAGGCTGGTGGTGTACCGGTTACCGTTGAACCCGTGGCCACGGGTTCTATGATAAGCGAAAAACACTTTCGGGAGTTTGTCTTTCCGTACCTCAAAGAGGTGTATGCTCATATTCATTCGTATGGTCTCCCGGGTGTGCTCCATATTTGCGGTAAGACAAAAAGGGTAATACAGTGCATGGCTGAGAGCGGAGCTGATATCCTGAGTATCGATAACATTGATTTGTTTGAGGCCAAGGCACTGGTAGGCGATAAGGTCTGTTTAATGGGGAATGTAAGCCCTGCGGAAGGCATGCTCAAGGGAAATCCGGAGGTTATAACCAATATGGTAAAGGATTGTGTGATTAAGGCATCCGACAACCCGAAGGGATTTGTACTGGCCACGGGATGTGAGGTTCCTATTAAGACACCCCATGAAAATCTGATCGCCTTTCTTGATGCCGGGAGAAGGTTTGCACGCCTTCCCATTAATTTAAATTAA
- a CDS encoding MtaA/CmuA family methyltransferase, whose protein sequence is MTEKERLLKVLRGEKVDRPPVISPGGMMTMASREVMERTGCRWPAVHRDAEKMAALSIAMHDKSGIENLGIPFCMTVEAEALGGEVEDGDEVTEPRIINYPLKSIEEWRSLKELNPYKDGRLPVILACTSLLNQRHPDIPVIGNLVGPLSLATSLIDATTLFKALRQMPEEVHGMLGFLTDNGIRYGEALIKSGADLIVISDPSATGEILGPNMFNEFALPYLNKMITRVHALGKPVIVHICGNVSSVYEPLKRLTPECISVDSAVNIKEAKDSLPDKKLMGNVSTILLQNGPVSKIQTVSKNLLDFGIDILAPACGLSAKTPVRHIKAMTDQVKMTSGSRMF, encoded by the coding sequence ATGACGGAAAAAGAAAGATTGTTAAAAGTCCTTCGTGGTGAGAAGGTTGATAGACCGCCGGTTATCAGTCCTGGTGGCATGATGACTATGGCCAGCAGAGAGGTTATGGAACGGACGGGTTGTCGCTGGCCGGCGGTACACAGGGATGCAGAAAAGATGGCAGCACTTTCGATTGCCATGCACGATAAGTCAGGAATTGAAAACCTTGGCATCCCCTTCTGTATGACCGTAGAGGCCGAGGCCCTGGGCGGAGAAGTGGAGGATGGTGACGAGGTTACCGAGCCCCGTATAATAAATTATCCATTGAAATCCATTGAAGAGTGGAGGAGTTTAAAAGAATTAAATCCTTACAAAGATGGCCGTCTTCCCGTCATTCTTGCGTGTACTTCCCTATTGAACCAGAGGCATCCTGATATTCCCGTAATCGGGAACCTGGTAGGCCCCTTAAGTCTTGCCACTTCCCTGATAGATGCGACGACACTTTTTAAGGCGCTCAGACAGATGCCTGAAGAAGTTCACGGTATGCTTGGTTTTTTAACGGATAATGGTATCAGGTATGGCGAGGCGCTTATAAAGAGTGGCGCCGATCTTATCGTAATATCCGATCCCTCTGCAACGGGTGAAATACTTGGTCCGAATATGTTCAATGAGTTTGCACTTCCCTATCTGAATAAAATGATAACCCGTGTGCATGCGCTTGGCAAACCGGTCATTGTGCATATCTGCGGGAATGTAAGCTCTGTCTACGAACCTCTCAAAAGGCTCACCCCTGAATGCATCAGTGTGGATTCCGCAGTAAACATAAAAGAGGCAAAGGATTCTCTTCCAGACAAAAAGCTGATGGGTAACGTAAGTACCATACTCCTGCAAAACGGGCCTGTTAGCAAAATACAAACGGTCTCAAAAAACCTTTTAGATTTCGGTATCGATATCCTTGCCCCTGCATGCGGTCTTAGTGCCAAAACGCCTGTCCGACATATCAAGGCCATGACAGACCAAGTCAAAATGACGTCAGGTAGCCGCATGTTTTAA
- a CDS encoding DUF4445 domain-containing protein: MTEGVKITFYPSKITGVIPKGITILDAARSLGVDIEGPCGGIGKCGRDLVQIRKEGILHTVLACKTPVKTDIEVILPLHEKKALKIIEGFYAKGGRVCDIDPFVRKELIHNEHNLCFTNVYANDDLLFAENGNTKDQIYGIAIDIGTTTVVASLVDLTSGEVLNSSSTLNPLVYYGHDVMSRIKYSASRQDGLLWMHRELISAVNLLIQVLSSEKAVRPENIYQIAGAGNTTMQHIFLNKEIKGIGEYPYQAEILDACTTTAQELSIDVAANTPVMTFPCISAYVGGDIVSGLLAIDIKSIEAPAIFLDIGTNGEIALILNDSIVASSTAAGPCFEGMTISSGMRAGEGAIERVRFGDELSLEVIGGGQPKGICGSGLLDLVSELVRIGLVNSRGRLQSPDNENSVIQQTATKSSLPSDNSVSRLSIPNLIPLSEGGEGGCKDTCTNEKPLHSNILNYKKNLFEKDGKRHFRLTDTVSISQEDIRQVQLAKAAIRAGVEILLAGCNIKAGELKTIIIAGGFGYHLNEKSLFGIGLFPEAINARISFVGNSSLEGAVKVLLDKKLMNDAVQIARTAQVVELSQIPEFEGVFISEMRF; encoded by the coding sequence ATGACAGAGGGTGTTAAGATAACATTTTATCCTTCAAAGATTACAGGCGTAATACCAAAAGGGATCACCATACTTGATGCTGCAAGGAGCCTTGGTGTTGATATTGAGGGTCCATGCGGAGGCATCGGTAAATGTGGAAGGGATCTGGTACAGATAAGGAAAGAAGGAATCCTTCACACAGTTCTTGCCTGTAAAACTCCAGTAAAAACGGACATTGAGGTTATTCTCCCGTTACATGAAAAGAAGGCGCTGAAGATTATTGAGGGCTTTTACGCAAAGGGTGGCCGGGTTTGCGATATCGACCCTTTTGTAAGGAAAGAGTTGATACACAATGAACATAACCTTTGTTTTACAAATGTGTATGCCAACGATGATCTCCTTTTTGCAGAGAATGGTAATACAAAAGACCAGATCTATGGGATAGCTATAGACATCGGAACAACTACGGTGGTTGCATCGCTGGTTGACCTTACTAGTGGCGAGGTATTGAACAGTTCGTCAACGCTGAATCCTCTGGTGTATTATGGTCACGATGTTATGTCGCGGATAAAGTACTCTGCATCCCGACAGGATGGCCTTCTCTGGATGCACAGGGAACTCATTTCCGCCGTCAATCTTTTGATACAGGTTTTATCTTCTGAAAAAGCTGTGAGACCCGAGAATATCTATCAAATCGCAGGGGCTGGCAATACAACGATGCAGCATATCTTCTTAAACAAGGAGATAAAGGGAATCGGTGAGTATCCCTACCAGGCCGAAATCCTTGATGCCTGTACTACTACAGCACAGGAACTATCAATCGATGTTGCTGCAAATACCCCTGTAATGACCTTTCCGTGCATTTCTGCCTATGTGGGGGGTGATATCGTTTCCGGGCTTCTGGCCATTGACATAAAATCCATAGAGGCACCTGCCATTTTCCTTGACATAGGTACCAACGGTGAGATTGCCCTTATCCTGAACGACAGCATCGTTGCATCGTCCACGGCAGCAGGTCCATGCTTTGAGGGAATGACCATAAGTTCTGGCATGAGGGCTGGTGAAGGTGCCATTGAGCGTGTCAGATTTGGGGATGAATTATCTTTGGAGGTTATCGGTGGTGGTCAGCCCAAAGGTATCTGTGGGAGCGGGCTTTTGGATTTGGTATCGGAACTCGTCAGAATTGGTCTTGTGAACTCCCGGGGACGTTTGCAGTCTCCTGATAATGAAAATAGCGTCATTCAGCAAACCGCAACAAAATCCTCCCTGCCTAGCGACAATTCAGTATCCCGCCTGTCAATCCCCAATTTAATCCCCCTTAGCGAGGGGGGCGAAGGGGGGTGTAAAGATACTTGCACAAATGAGAAACCTTTACACAGCAATATACTAAATTATAAAAAAAATCTATTTGAGAAAGACGGGAAGCGCCATTTTCGTTTGACGGATACGGTATCCATATCACAAGAAGATATACGGCAGGTTCAACTGGCAAAGGCCGCCATCAGGGCAGGGGTTGAAATTTTACTTGCCGGGTGTAACATCAAAGCCGGGGAACTAAAGACAATTATCATTGCAGGGGGATTCGGTTACCACCTGAACGAAAAGAGCCTCTTCGGCATCGGTCTTTTTCCTGAGGCAATAAATGCAAGAATTTCTTTTGTGGGTAATTCCAGCCTGGAAGGTGCCGTAAAGGTGCTCTTAGATAAAAAATTAATGAATGATGCGGTTCAAATTGCCAGGACCGCTCAGGTGGTGGAACTTTCTCAAATTCCGGAGTTTGAAGGTGTTTTTATCAGCGAAATGCGTTTCTAA